One Nitrospina watsonii DNA segment encodes these proteins:
- a CDS encoding class I SAM-dependent methyltransferase, with the protein MNIQDNAKKYFDENGENWLIDGYEQSGHNYPTALHRVRVTKNILSQLEDVSHLLDVGCGGGQLAFSIAELGVTVTGVDQNEKMIQTAQAALSGMPGPVRDSISFELKSVDQLALENSNHDALTAMGLIGYLKDDETLFKAASKNLRKNGYLIVSFRNRLFNLFSISERTLMEAESGNFARLVEEISQWDEEVDEKTTLDFVTALHAITGQILENKHLLSEPKRLPSETRGKSYASKMEPRQTTPKESIETAQKCGFKQISFSGIHPHFSVPRLNKALPPQVYNRISDSLVPFENSSLSLLWSSVFIGVFQKID; encoded by the coding sequence GTGAACATCCAAGATAATGCCAAAAAATACTTTGATGAGAACGGCGAAAACTGGCTCATAGACGGCTACGAGCAGTCCGGTCACAATTACCCCACTGCCCTGCACAGGGTGCGCGTCACCAAAAACATCCTGAGTCAACTGGAAGATGTCAGCCATTTGCTCGACGTGGGTTGCGGCGGCGGCCAGCTTGCGTTTTCAATTGCGGAACTGGGCGTGACGGTTACAGGCGTCGACCAGAATGAAAAAATGATCCAAACCGCTCAAGCGGCGCTTTCCGGGATGCCCGGCCCGGTGAGGGATTCAATTTCATTTGAATTGAAGTCTGTCGATCAACTCGCGCTTGAAAACAGCAACCATGATGCTTTGACCGCGATGGGGCTCATTGGTTATTTGAAGGACGATGAAACGCTTTTCAAGGCCGCCTCTAAAAATCTCCGTAAAAATGGCTACCTTATCGTTTCATTTCGAAACCGGCTTTTCAATCTTTTCAGCATCTCGGAAAGAACGCTTATGGAGGCAGAAAGTGGCAACTTCGCCCGCCTTGTGGAAGAAATTTCCCAATGGGACGAGGAAGTGGATGAAAAAACCACGCTCGACTTTGTAACTGCACTGCATGCAATAACCGGTCAAATCCTGGAAAACAAGCATCTCCTCTCAGAGCCGAAACGGCTTCCGTCAGAGACTCGGGGCAAATCATACGCTTCAAAGATGGAGCCCCGGCAGACCACGCCTAAGGAATCGATAGAAACCGCTCAAAAATGCGGGTTTAAACAGATCTCATTTTCTGGAATCCATCCCCACTTCAGCGTGCCAAGATTGAATAAAGCGCTTCCTCCCCAGGTCTATAACCGGATAAGCGATTCCCTGGTGCCTTTTGAAAACAGTTCTTTGAGTTTGTTATGGAGTTCCGTTTTTATCGGGGTGTTTCAGAAAATTGATTGA
- the murJ gene encoding murein biosynthesis integral membrane protein MurJ: MEHKSALRQLISAGMWVSGGVLLGRIAGFVREVAIASEFGVSEEADVVLFALTLPDFLINILLGGALAAALIPQFKHHSQKEKNALLVQSSVLVGLLFIVLALGLIAVARYVVAVFAPGFESEAARMAESLLAIVLWLLPLTALAGVTTGYLQAQGHFAVPALGTLIFNLTLIAALWGVMDGSDGLALFAGAMIVGGLLRLLSQVLCLPKFGLMQGAAPGWRIDKSLLLRYLQALGAGSLLLLLPVIARALASLEGPGGFASLNYATKLVDLPMGVGLGVFSVVLLPKLSECFAQDRDEEGVSLAKNGVLGIFAISYTLILIFAWWGDALTEIVYGWGTMSEKNTEEIAFLAALGMTLLPAQGAATLLAATANARRDTALAFRASAAGLVVFVPVAWWVSEPLGLTGIVAALVLTYWVVMIYQSILLHQRHGIRLFDGALALDVLRIGLVCPLALAPFALATTALESGLPGTLLFATLAGVTLLFASGAAIPRYREYLIHRLRPRPDA; this comes from the coding sequence ATGGAACACAAATCGGCGTTACGCCAACTGATCTCGGCGGGGATGTGGGTCTCCGGCGGCGTGCTGCTGGGCCGAATCGCGGGATTCGTGCGCGAGGTCGCCATCGCCTCGGAGTTCGGCGTCTCGGAAGAGGCGGACGTGGTGCTGTTCGCGCTCACCCTTCCCGACTTCCTGATCAACATCCTGCTGGGCGGGGCGCTGGCGGCGGCCCTGATTCCACAGTTCAAGCACCACTCGCAGAAAGAAAAAAACGCCCTGCTCGTGCAGTCGAGCGTGTTGGTGGGCCTGCTCTTCATCGTGCTGGCATTGGGATTGATCGCTGTCGCCCGATACGTCGTCGCCGTGTTCGCGCCGGGATTCGAGAGCGAGGCGGCGCGTATGGCGGAGTCGTTGCTCGCTATCGTGCTGTGGCTGTTGCCACTCACCGCGCTGGCCGGGGTGACAACGGGGTATCTGCAGGCGCAGGGGCATTTCGCGGTGCCCGCACTGGGCACGCTGATCTTCAACCTCACCTTGATCGCGGCGTTGTGGGGAGTCATGGACGGCTCCGATGGCCTGGCCCTGTTTGCCGGCGCGATGATCGTCGGCGGCCTCCTGCGTCTGTTGTCGCAGGTGCTGTGCCTGCCGAAATTCGGGTTGATGCAGGGCGCGGCGCCGGGTTGGCGGATTGACAAATCGCTCCTCCTGCGCTACCTGCAGGCGCTGGGCGCGGGAAGCCTGTTGCTCCTTCTGCCGGTGATCGCGCGCGCGCTGGCGTCGCTGGAGGGTCCCGGCGGCTTCGCCTCGCTCAACTACGCGACCAAGCTGGTGGACCTGCCGATGGGCGTCGGCCTCGGCGTGTTCTCCGTCGTGCTCTTGCCAAAGCTGTCCGAATGCTTCGCCCAGGACCGCGACGAAGAGGGCGTGTCGCTCGCCAAAAACGGCGTGCTCGGCATCTTTGCCATCTCGTACACACTGATCCTGATTTTCGCGTGGTGGGGCGACGCGCTGACGGAAATCGTGTATGGCTGGGGAACGATGTCGGAGAAGAATACGGAAGAGATCGCGTTTCTCGCGGCGCTGGGTATGACCCTGCTGCCGGCACAGGGCGCGGCCACCCTGCTGGCGGCCACCGCCAACGCACGCCGGGATACGGCGCTGGCGTTCCGCGCCAGCGCGGCGGGCCTCGTTGTCTTCGTACCGGTCGCGTGGTGGGTGAGTGAACCTCTGGGCCTGACCGGCATCGTCGCGGCCCTCGTGCTCACTTACTGGGTGGTGATGATCTATCAATCGATTCTGCTCCACCAACGGCACGGGATTCGTCTGTTTGACGGCGCGCTGGCGCTCGATGTCCTGCGCATCGGCCTTGTGTGCCCGCTGGCGCTGGCGCCGTTTGCGCTGGCCACCACAGCACTGGAGTCCGGCCTGCCCGGCACCCTGCTGTTCGCGACGCTCGCCGGCGTGACGCTGTTGTTCGCCAGTGGCGCGGCCATCCCGCGTTACCGGGAATACCTCATCCACCGACTGCGTCCGCGTCCGGACGCCTGA
- a CDS encoding DUF7684 family protein encodes MNAGNGFQKFKIKDWGEVYLIPISDLEGTSIADLLPKPFFRTIVCFGEGDISSEKELKAFLKFLLDSGARYFMCCGDLSEVMHDQVDDLREIHAYESEPEDCIPTTSHNGESLLEDILEFAMYSAYSCDRFEKDGTRVVWIAHENSPVLSKAKTIIQNYVE; translated from the coding sequence ATGAATGCGGGCAACGGTTTCCAGAAGTTTAAGATTAAGGATTGGGGTGAGGTTTATCTGATTCCCATTTCTGATTTGGAAGGGACCTCTATTGCCGATCTATTACCCAAACCCTTTTTCCGAACAATCGTTTGTTTTGGTGAGGGGGATATTTCTTCTGAAAAAGAATTGAAAGCATTTTTAAAATTTCTATTGGATTCCGGTGCACGGTACTTCATGTGTTGTGGTGATCTGAGCGAGGTCATGCATGACCAAGTTGATGATCTTAGGGAAATTCATGCTTATGAAAGTGAGCCGGAGGATTGTATCCCCACCACCTCTCATAATGGAGAGTCTTTATTAGAGGATATATTAGAGTTTGCGATGTATTCAGCGTATTCCTGCGATCGGTTCGAAAAGGACGGAACCCGGGTGGTATGGATCGCTCATGAAAACTCACCGGTTTTGAGCAAAGCGAAAACAATCATTCAAAATTATGTCGAATAA
- a CDS encoding glutamine amidotransferase-related protein codes for MKIPQISWNTIDYPRSFDKENWDDCLLRDVDTGSYFYFFHSYYVKVDQPEYCIAETNYGGISYASVVQKNNIMGCQFHPERSGKFGLKLLQNFLEL; via the coding sequence ATTAAAATTCCCCAGATTTCCTGGAATACCATAGATTATCCACGGTCGTTCGACAAAGAGAACTGGGATGATTGCCTGCTGAGAGACGTGGACACAGGGAGTTATTTTTACTTTTTCCATTCTTACTATGTGAAAGTGGACCAACCGGAATATTGCATTGCGGAAACCAATTACGGCGGTATCTCTTATGCCTCCGTTGTGCAAAAAAATAATATCATGGGGTGTCAATTCCACCCGGAACGAAGCGGGAAATTTGGATTGAAACTATTGCAGAATTTTTTGGAATTATAA
- a CDS encoding sulfotransferase has translation MREDVFFRSGANQLDFPVVVITGACRSGKTLLGNLLATCPEVEYAEEPWPARTLLMAVSSRKMEREFASSMFSTYLFELYCDLILLREANFRRQDLSSIWTKKTPEEIDWRLNNLNVRNDVLAFLKNKNPTLLVNLPECALFADFIFASLIQVQIIHVVRNSFDVAWDVSEKKWFSNEQLLSPLHANLYSAKTLAGQTWYIPWWVDEGEEESFVKLSDYERGLYYWCSLVETGLEAFQACGSREIMVCYEDLVADPDREFNRVISCLGFSRGKLTGQMIGRVKKPDGKEKPSQKINNSVLDRIEKINQKIGTLCEHPR, from the coding sequence ATGCGAGAAGATGTCTTCTTTCGATCTGGAGCGAATCAGCTTGATTTCCCGGTCGTGGTCATTACCGGAGCCTGCCGCTCGGGGAAAACCCTGCTGGGTAATTTACTGGCCACGTGCCCCGAAGTGGAGTATGCGGAAGAACCATGGCCGGCGAGGACTCTTCTAATGGCAGTGAGTTCAAGGAAGATGGAAAGAGAATTTGCTTCCAGCATGTTTTCAACCTATCTTTTTGAACTATACTGCGACCTTATTTTACTTCGAGAGGCTAATTTCCGACGCCAGGATTTGAGCTCAATATGGACAAAAAAAACTCCTGAAGAAATTGATTGGCGCCTAAATAATCTGAACGTACGAAATGATGTTTTAGCTTTTTTGAAGAATAAAAACCCCACTTTATTGGTGAACTTACCTGAATGTGCGTTATTCGCTGATTTCATCTTCGCTTCCCTGATTCAGGTTCAAATAATTCATGTGGTTAGAAATTCATTTGATGTAGCCTGGGACGTTTCTGAAAAAAAATGGTTTTCAAACGAACAGCTCTTGAGCCCATTGCATGCGAATCTTTATTCGGCCAAAACCCTTGCAGGGCAAACATGGTATATTCCATGGTGGGTTGATGAAGGTGAGGAAGAGTCCTTTGTGAAGTTGTCCGATTACGAAAGAGGCTTGTACTATTGGTGTTCTCTTGTGGAGACGGGACTGGAAGCATTTCAGGCCTGTGGCAGTAGAGAAATCATGGTTTGCTACGAAGATCTGGTCGCCGACCCGGATCGAGAATTCAATCGGGTGATATCCTGCCTCGGCTTCTCCCGGGGAAAATTGACCGGTCAAATGATCGGAAGGGTTAAAAAACCAGACGGCAAGGAAAAACCTTCTCAAAAAATAAACAACTCCGTCCTGGACCGGATTGAAAAAATAAATCAAAAAATAGGGACTCTGTGTGAACATCCAAGATAA
- a CDS encoding formate/nitrite transporter family protein, with amino-acid sequence MFDTDIDNLSAQAEKKIAYLKRSPGGYFLLSALAGIYLGFGIVLIFSIGGPIAAGGGAAYLKLIMGASFGIALSLVIFAGSELFTGNNMVFAVGRLSKRIGIGPILYLFALCFVGNLAGSVFIAWLVTESGSLTVSSQELIVEVAGMKMNLSAKEAFLRGILCNWLVCLAVWIALRTKSETARLIMIFWCLFAFIASAYEHSIANQTLLSLALFLPHGAEVSLGGFIHNQIWVTLGNIVGGGLLVGMVYWLANSQPETQTEPAPALMQEALQEESA; translated from the coding sequence ATGTTTGATACGGACATCGACAACCTTTCCGCGCAGGCGGAAAAGAAAATCGCATATTTGAAGCGCTCGCCGGGCGGTTACTTTCTGCTGTCGGCCTTGGCGGGCATTTATCTCGGTTTCGGCATCGTGCTGATCTTTTCGATCGGCGGACCCATCGCCGCGGGCGGCGGCGCCGCGTATTTGAAACTCATCATGGGCGCGAGCTTCGGCATCGCCTTGAGCCTCGTCATCTTCGCAGGCTCCGAGTTGTTCACCGGCAACAACATGGTGTTCGCCGTCGGACGGCTGTCGAAACGCATCGGCATCGGTCCGATTCTCTACCTGTTCGCGCTGTGCTTCGTCGGCAACCTGGCGGGCTCGGTGTTCATCGCCTGGCTGGTCACCGAAAGCGGCAGTCTGACCGTGTCGTCGCAGGAGTTGATCGTGGAAGTGGCGGGTATGAAGATGAACCTGAGCGCGAAAGAAGCGTTCCTGCGCGGCATCCTGTGCAACTGGCTGGTGTGCCTGGCGGTGTGGATCGCCCTCCGCACCAAAAGCGAGACGGCGCGGCTCATCATGATTTTCTGGTGCCTGTTCGCCTTCATCGCCAGCGCGTATGAACACAGCATCGCCAACCAGACGCTGTTGAGCCTCGCCTTGTTCCTGCCGCACGGCGCGGAGGTGAGTCTGGGCGGATTCATCCACAACCAGATCTGGGTGACGCTCGGCAACATAGTCGGGGGTGGCCTGCTGGTGGGCATGGTCTATTGGCTGGCGAACTCGCAACCGGAAACGCAGACCGAACCCGCTCCGGCACTGATGCAGGAAGCCTTGCAGGAAGAAAGCGCTTAA
- a CDS encoding sugar transferase, giving the protein MFLKRIFDLTASLFALAFLWPLFLAVAVAIRLDSPGGVFYYQERVGKGGWPFHMIKFRSMVADADKVGSYWTAFGDARITRVGAFLRKTSLDEVPQLWNVVKGEMSLVGPRPNVPAQRANYTEEQWAKRTSVLPGITGLAQARVRSLAKPGERLALDLEYVDRASFWLDIKIILLTIRQVILQKGVS; this is encoded by the coding sequence ATGTTTTTAAAACGCATTTTCGACCTGACCGCCAGCCTGTTTGCCCTGGCTTTTCTGTGGCCGCTGTTCCTGGCGGTGGCCGTCGCCATCCGGCTGGATTCGCCGGGCGGCGTGTTTTATTATCAGGAGCGCGTGGGGAAGGGCGGGTGGCCGTTCCACATGATCAAGTTCCGCAGTATGGTGGCAGATGCGGACAAGGTGGGATCGTACTGGACCGCGTTCGGCGATGCGCGCATCACGCGGGTGGGGGCATTTTTGAGAAAGACCAGCCTGGATGAAGTGCCGCAGTTGTGGAACGTCGTGAAAGGCGAGATGAGCCTCGTCGGGCCGCGGCCGAACGTGCCCGCCCAGCGCGCCAATTACACCGAAGAACAGTGGGCGAAGCGGACCTCGGTGCTGCCCGGCATCACGGGTCTCGCACAGGCGCGGGTGCGGTCGCTGGCCAAACCCGGAGAACGCCTCGCCCTCGACCTCGAATACGTGGACCGCGCCTCTTTTTGGCTGGACATCAAAATCATTCTCCTTACAATCAGGCAGGTGATTTTACAAAAGGGAGTTTCTTGA
- a CDS encoding ferredoxin--nitrite reductase codes for MNKIEELKLEKDGLDIKADIARFAKEGWDCISEDDLARLKWYGLFLRKPTPGFFMLRVRIPNGYVPSYQLKALAHIAGHFGNGQIDITTRQQVQLRHLKIDDVPAVFDLMDSVGLTSIQTGMDNVRNIMGCPVGGLHPKEVLNAFPVIEAMNEYFLGNREFSNLPRKFNIAVTGCPDSCIHTETQDLALVPASREENGETVYGFNLLVGGKIGSGGYRIASPLDVFVKADEAVEVSAEVVALYRDYGYRDVRTRNRLAFLIEDWGETKFREMLVRALDRDLSPAGEDLRNDHENLHIGIYRQKQPSMNYVGMKVPVGRMDHTRMEKLAVLAEKYGNGEVRLSPANSVIVPNISDKKLGDFLEEPLLKEFDYNPNALIKGLVSCVGKDYCGMATIETKGTAMEVAKKLEDKLDGIRPITMNWSGCPAGCGNHLVADVGLIGKRARVDGKTVDAVDVFVGGRSGKYPAPALKILEDIPCDKLPDVLAQILPYHAREKMHPVKNYKKKKKPNAESRPNRSSNAPVNKANADAPSRLHATDPVLKN; via the coding sequence ATGAACAAGATCGAGGAATTGAAACTGGAAAAGGACGGGTTGGATATCAAAGCCGACATCGCGCGCTTCGCCAAGGAGGGTTGGGACTGCATCTCCGAGGACGACCTGGCGCGGCTGAAGTGGTACGGCCTGTTCCTGCGCAAACCGACTCCCGGTTTTTTCATGCTGCGCGTGCGTATCCCGAACGGCTACGTGCCTTCGTACCAGCTGAAGGCGCTGGCGCACATCGCCGGACATTTCGGCAACGGCCAGATCGACATCACCACCCGCCAGCAGGTGCAGTTGCGTCACCTGAAAATCGACGACGTGCCGGCGGTGTTCGACCTGATGGACTCGGTCGGCCTGACCTCCATCCAGACCGGCATGGACAACGTGCGCAACATCATGGGTTGTCCGGTGGGCGGCCTGCATCCGAAAGAAGTGCTCAACGCTTTTCCCGTCATCGAGGCGATGAACGAATATTTTCTGGGAAACCGCGAGTTCAGCAACCTGCCGCGCAAGTTCAACATCGCCGTCACCGGCTGTCCGGACTCCTGCATCCACACGGAGACGCAGGACCTGGCGCTGGTCCCGGCCTCGCGCGAGGAAAACGGCGAGACGGTTTACGGATTCAACCTGCTGGTGGGTGGAAAAATCGGTTCCGGGGGCTACCGCATCGCTTCCCCCCTCGACGTGTTTGTGAAAGCGGACGAGGCGGTCGAAGTTTCGGCCGAGGTGGTGGCTCTCTACCGCGATTACGGCTACCGGGACGTGCGCACGCGCAACCGGCTGGCGTTTCTGATCGAGGATTGGGGCGAGACGAAATTCCGCGAGATGCTGGTGCGCGCGCTCGACCGCGATCTGTCCCCCGCAGGCGAAGACCTGCGCAACGATCACGAGAACCTGCACATCGGCATCTACCGGCAGAAACAGCCGTCGATGAACTACGTCGGCATGAAGGTGCCGGTGGGCCGCATGGACCACACGCGCATGGAAAAGCTGGCGGTGCTGGCGGAGAAATACGGCAACGGCGAGGTGCGGCTGTCGCCCGCCAACTCGGTGATCGTGCCCAACATCTCCGACAAGAAGCTGGGCGACTTTCTGGAAGAACCCCTGCTCAAGGAATTCGATTACAACCCGAACGCGCTCATCAAGGGCCTCGTCAGTTGCGTCGGCAAGGACTACTGCGGCATGGCGACCATCGAGACCAAGGGCACGGCGATGGAGGTGGCGAAGAAGCTGGAAGACAAACTCGACGGCATCCGCCCCATCACCATGAACTGGTCGGGCTGCCCCGCCGGGTGCGGCAATCACCTTGTGGCGGACGTGGGCCTGATCGGCAAGCGCGCGCGCGTGGACGGCAAGACGGTGGACGCGGTGGACGTGTTCGTCGGCGGCCGCAGCGGCAAGTATCCCGCGCCCGCGCTCAAGATTCTGGAGGACATCCCGTGTGACAAACTGCCGGACGTGCTGGCGCAGATCCTGCCCTACCACGCCCGCGAGAAGATGCACCCGGTTAAAAATTACAAAAAGAAAAAAAAACCGAACGCCGAGTCCCGGCCGAACCGGTCTTCAAACGCTCCCGTGAATAAAGCGAACGCAGACGCGCCATCCCGACTGCACGCGACGGACCCGGTCCTCAAAAACTGA
- a CDS encoding alpha-ketoacid dehydrogenase subunit beta translates to MGVNSKQRILKYREALNEGLTQAMDADPNVFVMGCGVDDEGGIFGTTRAAFEKFGKERVMDVPLAENSIAGIGVGAALTGKRPVIVHARNDFLLLSMDQIVNHAAKWEIMSGGKMQCPLLIRAIIGRGWGQAAQHSQSLQAFFSHVPGLKVMLPASAYDAKGLLMAALEDTGTVLSIEHRLLYETESHVPAEHYTVPLGKAAVKREGTDVTIVAFSFMVKDALDAAGTLSQEGIAVEVLDPRCSSPLDMDCILDSVQKTGRLIVADTGWTSFGITAEIAARVQEQLFDSLKAPILRVALPDRNTPCSSPLEKEFYPGVEDICQAARRVTGATGEMKAGDRTAPLEHSTFQGPF, encoded by the coding sequence ATGGGTGTGAACAGCAAGCAACGGATTCTCAAATACCGCGAAGCGCTGAACGAAGGCCTGACGCAGGCGATGGACGCGGACCCCAACGTGTTCGTCATGGGCTGTGGCGTGGACGACGAAGGCGGCATCTTCGGCACCACCCGCGCCGCGTTCGAAAAGTTCGGTAAAGAAAGAGTGATGGATGTGCCGCTCGCTGAAAACTCCATCGCCGGCATCGGCGTCGGTGCGGCGCTGACCGGCAAGCGTCCGGTGATCGTGCACGCCCGCAACGACTTCCTGCTTTTGTCCATGGATCAGATCGTCAACCACGCCGCCAAGTGGGAAATCATGAGCGGCGGCAAGATGCAGTGCCCCCTGCTCATCCGCGCCATCATCGGTCGTGGCTGGGGTCAGGCGGCGCAACATTCGCAGAGCCTGCAAGCGTTTTTCTCACACGTGCCCGGCCTGAAAGTGATGCTCCCCGCCTCCGCGTACGACGCCAAGGGCCTGCTCATGGCCGCGCTGGAAGACACCGGCACCGTGCTCTCCATCGAGCACCGTTTGCTGTATGAGACCGAATCCCACGTGCCCGCGGAACACTACACCGTGCCGCTTGGAAAAGCCGCGGTGAAACGCGAGGGTACGGACGTGACAATCGTAGCGTTTTCGTTTATGGTGAAGGACGCTCTGGACGCCGCAGGCACGCTGAGCCAAGAAGGCATTGCTGTGGAAGTCCTGGATCCGCGTTGCTCCAGTCCTCTGGATATGGACTGTATTCTCGATTCCGTTCAAAAGACGGGACGCTTGATTGTTGCCGACACCGGCTGGACCAGTTTCGGTATTACCGCGGAGATCGCGGCGCGGGTTCAGGAGCAGTTGTTCGATTCCCTCAAAGCCCCCATCCTGCGCGTGGCGCTGCCCGACCGCAACACGCCGTGCAGCAGTCCCCTCGAAAAAGAGTTTTATCCCGGCGTGGAGGATATCTGCCAGGCCGCGCGCCGCGTCACCGGAGCCACCGGCGAGATGAAAGCCGGCGACCGCACCGCCCCCCTCGAACACTCCACCTTCCAGGGCCCGTTTTAG
- a CDS encoding B12-binding domain-containing radical SAM protein produces the protein MADILLVFPTSGNDIRGVTITAPLSLLAIAGPLLEDYSVQIIDQRATDDFWGDLESALKTHPRVVGITSLTGTQIYHGIEISKFVKARLSVPVVWGGLHATLYPAQTVAKPYIDYVIRGEGEVAFKMLVDEITSPSPDLEKVPALTFKKDGRIYSTPAGTPLELDSLPQMPWHLVDVEEYTTPSSYLYPGVSRLLSFIASRGCPFPCTYCSQPILTSKYRMMSPKRVLDDLHWTVDQFNLDHILLFDDEFLVNAKWATDIAEGINGKFTWGVQGRVNDLLRVDLKKMERCGMIYAMPGIESGAPRILERIRKNQTVDEVKEVSRRLNETKIHCQVNFMVGFPDETLDELGETIDLALHIMNTNTMAVINSFSPVTPLPGTEMLHQVIRDYDFKEPETLEGWINITRGKQERPWLDAKRVRVIRFLYFTSLFVQTAERYGQKLPIPKFVFRLYSKFIQFRWKRRLYWMDWEIPLMRLLWKWFVNPTDFIDIAKYSDGIGAKESSIEMIPLKESEVELGEFQIPIKESRFKAKTFA, from the coding sequence ATGGCTGACATTTTATTGGTATTTCCTACATCCGGAAACGATATCCGCGGGGTCACCATCACCGCGCCGTTGTCTTTGCTGGCGATCGCCGGGCCTCTTTTGGAGGACTACTCGGTCCAGATCATTGACCAGCGTGCCACGGACGATTTCTGGGGCGACCTCGAATCCGCGTTGAAAACGCATCCGCGCGTCGTCGGCATCACCAGCCTGACCGGCACCCAAATATATCACGGAATCGAAATCAGCAAGTTTGTGAAGGCGCGTCTCAGCGTGCCCGTGGTGTGGGGCGGTCTGCACGCCACCCTGTATCCCGCCCAAACCGTCGCCAAGCCCTACATTGATTACGTTATCCGCGGCGAGGGCGAAGTCGCCTTCAAAATGCTGGTGGATGAAATCACCAGCCCGTCGCCCGATCTGGAAAAAGTCCCGGCGCTGACGTTCAAGAAAGACGGCCGGATTTATTCCACCCCGGCCGGCACGCCGCTGGAGCTGGACAGCCTGCCGCAGATGCCCTGGCACCTGGTGGATGTGGAGGAATACACCACGCCTTCCTCTTATCTCTATCCGGGGGTGTCGCGCCTGTTATCATTCATTGCCAGCAGGGGGTGTCCGTTCCCCTGCACTTACTGCTCACAACCCATCCTGACCTCGAAGTACCGGATGATGTCGCCCAAACGGGTGCTGGACGATCTGCATTGGACGGTGGACCAGTTCAATCTGGATCACATTCTGCTTTTCGACGACGAGTTCCTAGTCAATGCCAAGTGGGCGACGGACATTGCCGAAGGTATCAACGGCAAATTCACCTGGGGCGTGCAGGGCCGCGTCAACGATCTGTTGCGCGTCGATTTGAAGAAGATGGAACGGTGCGGCATGATCTATGCCATGCCGGGCATCGAATCCGGTGCGCCCCGCATTCTGGAACGCATCCGCAAGAACCAGACGGTGGACGAGGTCAAGGAAGTCTCCCGTCGGCTGAATGAAACGAAAATTCATTGCCAGGTGAATTTCATGGTGGGCTTTCCGGATGAAACGCTGGATGAGCTGGGCGAGACCATCGACCTCGCCCTGCACATCATGAACACCAATACCATGGCCGTGATCAACAGCTTCTCGCCCGTCACTCCCCTGCCCGGAACGGAAATGCTGCACCAGGTCATCCGCGATTACGACTTCAAGGAGCCGGAAACGTTGGAGGGCTGGATCAACATCACGCGCGGCAAGCAGGAGCGGCCGTGGCTGGACGCCAAGAGGGTGCGGGTCATCCGGTTCCTGTATTTCACCAGCCTGTTTGTGCAGACGGCGGAGCGCTACGGGCAGAAACTCCCCATCCCCAAGTTTGTGTTCCGGCTGTACAGCAAATTCATCCAGTTCCGCTGGAAGCGCCGGTTGTACTGGATGGACTGGGAGATCCCGCTGATGCGGCTGCTTTGGAAATGGTTCGTCAACCCCACCGACTTCATCGACATCGCAAAGTATTCCGACGGCATCGGCGCGAAGGAATCCAGCATCGAGATGATCCCACTCAAGGAATCCGAGGTGGAGCTGGGCGAATTCCAGATTCCCATCAAGGAATCCCGTTTCAAAGCAAAGACCTTTGCGTGA